A segment of the Hemicordylus capensis ecotype Gifberg chromosome 6, rHemCap1.1.pri, whole genome shotgun sequence genome:
aaaaaaattttgttaatacaaatgtttcctgctcagtgcagcagcactgcagcagtcaagggagcgcgttggtgcccccttccccatgagcggtcccttccgcgccgcctgcgccccctccccattgctttgctggcgcctggcggccagtcagtggcctggcttggcggcggcgggagctTGTGAGGAAAaccctaagtataatgtagtatgttgggagggcggcgggggggcgccatttcagtgcttgccctgggcgccgttttccctagttacacctctggttagccccacctctacaccAGGACTAGAAAACAAATAACTAAaggcccattcaaaagctgacctggatcaaggaatggattaaccaaaaacccCACAGGGCCTGATTTGTAATTAATTCTGGATATTTGAATTAACTTAGTCCCTTGATAACTGAGTAAAgatgcaccttttcaaagtggtgattctctttatttagcatggggagagcaactggccctatccacccacagcacagcatccctccagtggctgttgttggtgtctgtcttatgtttctttcttttttaagactgtgagccctttggggcagggagccattctttctacttacttacttacatctatctatctatctatctatctatctatctatctatctatctatctataccactttgagaacttttgttgaaaagtggtatataaatatttgtcgtatttgtaatTTCCAAACATCTTGTGGATGTATGGATGATTGGGTTGATTTTTCTGGCTTAATTACAAATTGGACaagtgtggggggcgggggcaggggcgggaatCTGCCCATCCCAGTTTTTTGGCAGAAGTGTTCTCACTCTTACGCTTTGTCAATGAAGCCATTTGAAATAGCACTGATAAGACCTTTGTTTTGACAATATGACATTTGGGAATAATCAATAAGTGAAAGGAAAGAGCAGAGTTGCCCTTGCTGGCCCCGATTAATATTGACTGGGTCTTCTGCACAGTGCCTACACATGTAAAGCTCTGTCATCTGCCCAGGGCTTAGAAATCAGAAAACTGGATTtcaaagcagaaaggaaggaaacCCATTTTTGAATGGAGAGCTTCCTGCTCAGGGTGGGACTTGGGTCCTGCATGCCAGCCTGCCACTAGTGCTGTTTACATAGTCGAAGCCCGGATCACTATCCTACACACCCGTGGATTCAGAAAATGCTAGTTGCCAACTTACTACACAGAACCTTTTGCCCCTGTAGGCTGGAATCTGAGGTGGGCATGCGTCTCTCCGTGGAGGGGGACCTCAGCGGGCTGCGCAAGGCCTTGGAGGAGCTCTACATCAGCCGAACAAGTTTGCAGGTGCAAGTTGACAAACTCCAGGAGGAACTGGCCTACCTCAAGAGGAACCACACGGAGGTGAGAGGCTGTGCATGTGAGAGGGCTTAGCAATGGCACTGCCTGTCCTGGCCAGACAGAACACTTCCTGGATATACCTTGCTGCTCGTTGCCTCATCAGCAGTAGCTTAGCATTCAGTTCTTGATGGAAGATCAGACGGTAACTTACTTCCCTCTGCTCTTTCAATGGTGTTACCAGGTCTCGGGGTTTGACCCAAAGATTCAGGGTTTAGTCTTTTTCTCCAGGTATCCAGCAGAAGCAGAATTTCAGGATGAGAGGCCAGCATCAAGGACTAGATTATTTTCTGCTTGGCTTGATGCTATACTTTGCTATTAACTCTGCCTCCAGGCTTTGCTCCTCAGCCCCCAGGCATAATCAGTGTCTGCCCTCAACCTGTCAGATGTTTGTTTGTcactggggctgttcacacgaccgcgcgtgtgggctggcagggggtgggaggcagggttcaacctaacttcccccagatgattgcttTTTGTCTCCTCGGCGCACAAGCTGCATGACCACAAGacctgcactgctgggagcagcgtggaCTAACAGAGGCCAGGATTCATTTTCCCGGCCTCAGGATATACTACAAGGCACCGCAAAATGAGCGTGGttctttgggggattcccccgtcagacaggcactctaggcacccatctctgtgtctcctccagCTCTgtggagcccaaggagacacatgatcccggcacccaggttaagggagcacttgttcccttaacctcagctaagagctgggcttaggagcagggttaggctagGCTGCGAGTGAGAACCGCCTCACTGCCTCTTCCAGGTTCCACTAGGCCCCACCCATATCTACCAGTTTCCAATCTCCTGGGCAGAAGACATTGACCAGAGTTCTCTCTTTCAAAGACACATAATCCACCTTTCCTGATTCAATGCAATCAGTCAGGGAATTGCCACAGCCTTCCCCCACCAAGCATGGTTGCAGGTCAGAGAGAAACAGCAGTGTTTTAGTCCCAGTTCGAATTTTTCCTGTGAACAGCATGGGGATGGAGGACCAATGAAGTTACTGAGGGAGCAAACTAGGGCAGAATACAGATGCTCATTTGATCACACATCagtacatgatgatgatgatgatttttacatttatatccctctcttcctccaaggagcccagagcggtgtactacatacttgagtttctctttcacaacaaccctgtgaagtaggttaggctgagagagaaatgactggcctagagtcacccagctagtttcaaggctgaatggggattcgaactcaggtctccccggtcctagtccagcactctaaccacaacaccacactggctctctcatgatGGATGGCAAAGATTTCCTTGGGAGGATGATACCAATAGCTGGGGTTATCAGGGAGTTGGCTATATGCACACTGTTGGTAAATTTACCAAGGTTACCCCTTGGTAAATCAGTATTTGTATCCAAACTTACTATTTGAAAAAAAGTGTAgaaaaactaataataataataataataataataataataataataataattcgatttctataccgcccttccaaaaatggctcagggcggtttacaaagaaaaataacaaataagatggctccctgtccccaaagggctcacattctaaaaagaatcataagacacacaccagcaacagtcactggaagtactgtgctgggggtggatagggccagttactctccccctgctaaataaagagaatcaccacggtaaaaggtgcctctttgcccagttagcagggataaggAATTTTTAAATTCCTTGCTATTCCCAAGCTACTTGAAGTACAATACAAAGGGGTGGAAACCTAAATGGCaagaatgtgtttgtttgtttgtggatttatatcttgcctttatTATACAAATTCAGCCCAAATCAACCACATGAATATACATTTCCTTTTTTAGACATTTTTCTAGATGGTAAGAAAACACACTTTTTGAATTTTTGTGTTTGCTTACCATTAGAACCATTAGAAGAAAGTGGCTTGAACCTGaaagtgggaagagagctggtcttgtggtagcaagcatggcttgaccccttagccaagcagtatccgccatggttgcatttgaaagggagaccagaagtgtgagcactggaagatatttctctcaagggatggagccgctctgagaagagcatctaggttccaagttcctttcctggcctctccaagatagggctgagagagattcctgcctgcagccttggagaagcagctgccagtctgtcttgaccagggattctcaatgttgggtcccagatgttattgtacttcaactcccataattcccagccccagtggcctttggctggggattatgggagttgaagtccagtaacatctggggagacccaacgttgagaatctctggtgtagacaatactgagagagatggacctatggtttgactcagtatatggcagcttcctgtgttctataCTGCTTGCTTACTACCCAACTGAATATAACAATTCTACTTGCTTTCATTAGATGAACATTAGAATGTGTTGCATGGATTATTGTGTCCGTATGAATCCAATCTCTGCCCCTCATCAAGTCTTCCAGCTGGTTCCCCATTTCTAGGTAATCAGCTCTCCTTTTGCCCCACAGGAAGTAACCTCTCTACAGGGACGGCTGGGGGGTACCATCAATGTGGAGGTGGACTCCATGCCTGGTGGTGACTTGCAGAAAATCCTGGCTGAGATCCGTGACCAGTATGAGGATGTCATGGAGAAGAACCGCCAGGGAGCTGAGGCCCTGCACAAGGCCCAGGTGGGTGATGGCTTGGCCAGTCAAGATGGTGGAAAGGCGGAGGGCCATGTGCTGACATAGTGGTATCTTCTGCAGTGGGAGCCTGTGGCAGTAGGGAAGAGGCGTGCTGTAAAATAGGCTCTGCGTTTTCATGAGACTCCCCAGAGGagctcttatccctggacctgCAGAAaatcaaagtccagggcctccacagtccctggggccccccaaatcctctttcgtctgtcctcAGTGGTGTGGTCActtggcagagcatgatgatgcttgatttgcgggggggggggggtgtttgcctccaaaggcctttaagtccaggctccaaaattacctaggtgcactcctGCTCCCATGTTGCCTGTGTCATCATGTCACATCCCTAAGTTGTCCTCTACTCCTTATTCCAGCAATACATAGAGATGAAGCGTGTTTAATTATTTCAGCAGGATGTGTAGTTAATGGGCTGGGGCCGCGGCTGTTTTACAGCACCAgctttgcctacagaaggtcccagatgctCTCCCTGGGATCTCAAGGTGTGGCTGGGTAagaccccctgcctgaaatcttggagagctgcttccagtcaggatAGCCAATGaggagctagagggaccaagggtgtAAGGCAGCAGCCTATGCCTTTAAGCATTTTGTAGTAGTTTTTCTCACAGACTCCAGCTGCGGCTAGCAAGAAGGTTGTGTCATGGTTTTCTCACACACACCAAAAGGAAGTGTTGGGGTTTTGTTTCACACCTAAGTAGCAggattgttttgtttaaaaataaataactaaacaaCCACCTCTGGATATGCACCTTCCTTCCAACTCAGGACAGCTATTGGGAATGGCTCTTTCTTTTCTGTGCAGGGATATTGTTTCTATATCCCTACAGgctgctaacaacaacaacagcaaattaacaacaacatcaacattactgggaacagcctatattttgcaacaatatctataataataacaacaatatagataataaaatccagccatcccaggtccttgggaaggatgcaatgtctggataaaacaaactagtcaataacacctgtctgactgtgtaaagaagaaatgatgatgatgatgatgatgatgatgatgatgatgatgttgttgttattgttaaaatAATATGGATGGAGGTGGGCTTGGTTATTCCCACTGTGAGGTTTGGGCAAGGATTTCCTTTTTCCTGTTAACCACAGGGGAACAAGCAAAGCCCTAGGATCCATTCCAGGGTCCTTTACCCTTCTCTCAGTAAGAGAGGCATAGCTTTGAAAGGCAGGGGGATTGCTTTGTGAGGTCATGAAACTTCTGGGCAGTGCCCACTGATTGCTGGAATCTCAGATGAGGGATGATCAGGCAACAGATGGGCAATGTCCAAGCTGCTACAAACTTATAATGTACCCTGCCTCTCTTGTGTTTTGAGAAATTGAGAAGAAAGGGCTGGTGCCTTTTGTATAGCTGGAAGCTTGATCACAATCTCCTGACTTTTTAGTTTACATTGTTTAAGCTCCTTTTGCTTGATTTGTATTCATAACCAGACATGGCAGTATGGCATGTATGTATATTTATTATGCATGAATGACAAGTGCCCTTTAGATGTCCCTGGGATCTCATGTTAGTTCTTCTGTGGAGACTGGAGAGCGACCAGAGAATTATCTCATTTATTCACATATGTTCTGTGCCCCCCAATCATATTGGCGGCTCCAGTTTCCTCCCACTATGCCTCAGATCCTTAACAATTATGAGCCCTGTTCAgactttttcccttttctttttaaaagatgctgtACACAAGTAGGGCGTTGTGAGCAGGTCCAGAAGTCCCATCCCTGATGTGTCATCCATCCACCCTCCCATGCTCTTCATGATtatggtgttcatctgaagaggcaccCCAGCCTTCCGATCACAGAAAGACCTGCCATCACGCTAACAGCATATGGCTTTTCAGACAAACACCGTAACTATGACGAGCACGGGAGGGAGGGTGAATGTTGCGCTGGGGACAGGACTTCGGATGCACACCCAATGCTATGCTTGTGTACAGAGTCTTTTAACAATCTGAATAGGGCCATGTGGTGGTTATCCATTCCTCTTGCTGCCAATCAGATGCCCCAGCATGTTGGCTTCTCCTGCCTGTGTACAAGAACTGCCTGTGCAACTAGAgaactctgggacttgtagttcttgaGGGAGCTTGTCACAAAGGTTGTCTCTTGAACAAGAGTTTCTTGTACGagctctgtctttctctctttagAGGGCTTGGGCCAGCAGCTCATCTGTTCTGATTCTGATTGGCTCTGGCAGCAAATTTTACAAGACCAGGACACCCCATAAAGATAGAGGAAATAGGTTCGCATAAACTTCCTTGGGCTTGATCTACAATTTAGTCATTCTTTTTACTCATGGTTGAAGAATGGCCATCCCCCGTCCCCTGCCTGTTGGGTTTGTgcatatttagcaaagcaccaaggaagctaccactccagttacagagtgtggagttGCAGCTGTTGCAGCTActtaaggaacacacatggagatcactacagagtctaaactaaattgatttactgGTGAAGTacattgagataggaaagacccaatcctatctatcagctacataatgaagagggagggatgtttccattttctatctaggaggaaagaaagaggactgactcactacaggaagtatctgaggagtcaaagtaggggtcatagagtagaggcaagcagggacaggtaaggagaccctcactaactacctctacttccagtgcccctagtggtcattaggtgcaaaaggtcgatcCATCTCCAACACTGCCGAAAGTGTACTGGTAAAGTGTACTGGTGCCCTCCCCACTTGCTTGGGAATTGTAAATGGAAGTTAGGAGCATATTTGTATATTcctgtgtgagtgtgcggtgTACTTTCAGTGCACTGCATAGCTCTTTACTCCTCTCTGTGGCTGAAGCAAGATATGTATAAATGCATCTAATTTGCACTGTTGACCCAGGTGGCAGGATGAAGAATTTGGGGAGAGGGTTGGTCTGGGTCAGAATACTGAATTACTTTGGTGTAggctttttaaaatctcttctaaACACACCTTTCTTTCCAGGTTGGCTCTCCAGTGAGGTGGACCTGCCTGCCACTAAGGCTTCTTTTCTCTTGCAGTGTGATGCACTCAACCAGGAGGTTGCTGTCAGCAATGAAGCTCTCCAGGCTGCCCTGCTGAAGATCACAGAGTTGAGACGGTTGGCTCAGGCCTTGGAGATTGAGCTCCAGTCTCTTCGTAGCATGGTCAGTATTACCAGCTTGTCCATGTTCCCGAGGCACTAAGGAGAATGGCCACACTTGCAATGGTCTCCGTTCCCATCAACAAAGAGGCTGTGGGCCAATTCTCCAGGATTGGACAGGAATTGGCACAATCTCCAGGAAACTATTGAAAACAATTCTggagatttttaataatttttcatTTTGTAAAAAATATTGGGGCGGGGGTttgtggaatctccaggaatagcgtCAATCAGAGCTGACAACCCTTATTCTGCCATTAGATTGCAcaggagtttatttatttatttatatttaattaatttctataccgcccgacTCCAAAGGCACTAGACGGTTCTCAATCACAGTTTGGTACTCTGCAGAGAATTCCGCTTACTGAGAatctgaatttttattttatttttaattttaaaatccaagtttctagtccttaaggctgcagtgtgtgtgtgtgtgcgtgtgcacgtgtgcactGAACAGGATGTCCAGCTGCCAAGGAGGTGGCACTTCAGAATGCTGCTTATCAATTTGGCCATTCCCATGACTAGCacacacagattttaaaagcaaTTATGCATGCATGGCTTAGTCTGTACAATTCGTGCAGGTTACAGATTGTACCTTTTCTTCATGCAGAATATGGGTTATCTTGGTGAAgaaggttttttttaagggggagggAGTGTGCAAGTTGTTAATCATATGTTGTAGGAGGGGAGGCTGGTCTCCTAAGTGCAGCTGGGGGCATTGCCCTCTGTCCCACTCCAAACACAGGGGGTACAAGAGGAGctgagggaggagagaggtgcCTAGAGGAGGAGAGCTTTTAACATTAAGGACTACAACCTTGAAATCCAaatcaaaaactgagttctacccaggtttgggagctatgtgtgctcccaattttcagttgtgtgaagacctgggtagaagtgattgtctggaagcaaggtaaaaagaaaagctacccagattttcctcctaccttgattccacacaatcacttctacccaggttttcctcctaccttgcttccccacatcacttctaccctggttttcctcctactttgcttccacacaactgaacacTGGGAGTagacacagctctcaaacccgggtagaaaagaattgttgattgtgtgaataacctcagtgtAGAGACTTGAGCTGGGTGATCTGATCATAAGAGGGTTGACATGCTCACAATACCTTCTCAGCCTAAACATTTGTAAACATGCAAATTTGGATTTTGTATTTGTAAACCAAGATTCGTAACCCTCCAGCTTCCTTTCCTCCAAAGGAAATGGGGTTTGTAAGGCTGCCTGAACCTCTTGCTGCTTTTTGTTCACTTTGTAAATGCCCCGCAGGGCTACCAGACTTCTCCAGAGGATTTTAGCAAATCCTCCTCCTTTGTTTCCAGAAAGTCGCCCTGGAAGGTACTCTGGCTGAGACTGAATCCCGTTATGGGGTGGAATTGTCACGCTTGCGTGATCTTGTCACTGCCAGGGAGGCAGAGCTGCTACAGCTGAGATCTGATGTTCAGCGCCAAGCTGAGGACCACAAACGGCTGATGGACGTCAAAACCAGACTGGAACAGGAGATTGCCACCTACCGGCACCTTCTTGAAGGGTAAGTGGGGATGGGAGGGGCAGACATGGTCTGTCCCAGTGGGTTGCTAATTAATGCATTAAttaaataacaagttgttctagtaagaactaatctacctactttcctttcactgtccccacaactggactaaatttggttcgaattgatttggcagtttacaagttagcacaattgtacctcaaatgttcatgcatccgccatcttgaattggggtggatgacatcatcacaaactatgcgtaTGAGGTACGAATGtgaatacaacacatatttatataataataataataataataataattcgatttctatacgcccttccaaaaatggctcagggcggtttacatagagaaataataaataaataagatggatccctgtccccaaagggctcacaatctaaaatatactgcttttgctttttatatactgcttttcaacaaaagttcacagatttggtccaaattggttcccacctGCATCTCAAAAATTcaaatggctgccatcttgaatcagggtggatgacttcgttacaaactatgcccttgagctgtccctatgtgtccctacagctatcgcaaatttggttcaaatcagttaggcggttcacaagttaggccacttgcacctcagatgtttccgcatctgccatcttgatttggagtggatgacttcatcacaaaccgTGCCGTTGAACTGTCCCAAAGTTGGTTCAAATTacttaggcggtccacaagttagccctcttgtgcctcaaatgttcatgcatccaccatcttggatcggtgtggatgacatcatcacaaactatgctgttgaggtgtccctatgtgtccctacaactgtacccgatttggttcatattagtccaggcattgcaaagttgatgggggagggggacacacacacggacacacacacacaggatgccgggtgatctcataagcctactggaaagtaaagtaaaggtaaagttgtgccatcaagtcggtgtagattcctggcgaccacaaaggcatgtggtttcctttggtagattattattattattattattattattttagatttatatcccactcttcctccaaggagcccagagcggtggtttaccattgccatctccgcgcagcatgagatgatgcctttcttcatcttcctgtatcgctgctgctcgatacaggtgttttccatagtttaATAAAAATACATAGCATTTCTATAGTGCTTTTTGTGTCTGCAAAGCCTTTCTGCCAGAAATCTTTACAACAATGCTGTAAGGTAGGTCAATAGTATCGTCCCCATATTGCAGAGGGGTGGGCTAATAATGAAAGAACAGTGGTTTGCCTGAGGCTACCCAGGTGGGTTAATGGGAGAGGTGAGCTCTATATGGGAAGTTTCATGGAACTTTTGCGCATAGAAGACGGAATGAAAGAGTTCACATCAAAAGGCACTGGAGGTTTTTGATGCCTTTCCCTGTAGCATCGGATTTGGCTCTCTTGCCTGAGTCATTTGGAGCTATGAACTACCGTAGATCCAAATCCTAGATCCTCATTTCAGTTGATCCCAAAGCCTAGGGAATTTTAACTGATCTAGTGTTCTTTTGCTTCCTTCAGGTCTGAAGCTGAGCCACCAACCACCCGAGGTAAGCAGAGCCACCCTGTTTTTAGGACTGCCCCCTTAGGGAAATCTGCATGCATTTGCATGTGTAATTATACAAATTGGAAAACAGGCTAAAAGGTTGTGCAGATTTTGGGCTGGGATTCCACCAGCTTCTATTATTCTAAGATCAGCCCCACAGAACTGGGAAGTTCTATCCCTTCAGATTCCGTGGGATGCCTTCTGtctttctctagagcagggattctcagtgttgggtccccagatgtttttggacttcaactcccataatcctcaaccaaaggccagtggagctaggcattatgggagttgaagtccaataacatctagggacccagtgttgagaatccctgatgtagaggaTAGCATTTGTATTCTGGGTCCCCTCACTGCCACCTGATTGTATGGGCTTTGTAATCATATAACCCTAGTGGCTCTCCTCAGTCCTTTTTGCTGAGAAAGTACAGGAGATGTAACTTGATTCATACGGTGATTTTTATCGTGCATTTTGATGTGCTCACAGCTTGACGTGATTCATTTCCAGGATGGGATGGGCATATCCACCTTCCAACTTTAGATCACTTTCAAAACCACTTAACTGCCATGGCTTCTAACCAGATAATTTTAGAGACTGCAGGATCTCTGCTAAATAATTCTCAGCACCTGCTATACCTCCTATAGTTCTTtgctgggcaggggggagttACTATGGTTTAGCAACTTTGAAACCGGTTTAAATTTTTGATGGAAATGTTTTTAGTGAGTTGCAGTCTACAGCAGGTTCTGCCTGGATCATAACTCACCTTGCCCTGGAAAAGAAAACGGTTGCAAGGTGGGTTAAATCAGGATGAGTTGAGGGAGACACATTCAAAGCggtgattttctttatattaagcagtgCACGGCGGtcaggggagcaactggccctctccatccccagcatagcatccctccagtggctgttgctggtgactaccttgtgtttctttttagattgtgagccctttgagggcaggcaaccattttttctttcttattcttttcccgtgtaaactgctttgagaactgatGTGCTCCCCACACACATAAATATTTTATGGATCAGCCCAAAGTGAGTCAGTTGACAAGGGGTTGAGCAATGGTCAGTTTTTGCCATGGGACTGGCCCACTGCAGGGATGTAAGCCCACCACCCTCAAGTAGGCAGCAGGGGTAGAATCCTCCAGTCGCCAGCAGCACTGCCAGCATCTGAGCGTCACAGCAGGAAGAGCAGAGACCcaagcagtgtttcctgtaacaggaatt
Coding sequences within it:
- the LOC128329000 gene encoding keratin, type I cytoskeletal 17-like isoform X2, yielding MQNLNDRLAAYLDRVRSLGESNDQLEKNIRELYAKRASIRPLDLSGYFITVTELKSKIQQETLKNAGLLLQIDNAKLAADDFRVKLESEVGMRLSVEGDLSGLRKALEELYISRTSLQVQVDKLQEELAYLKRNHTEEVTSLQGRLGGTINVEVDSMPGGDLQKILAEIRDQYEDVMEKNRQGAEALHKAQCDALNQEVAVSNEALQAALLKITELRRLAQALEIELQSLRSMKVALEGTLAETESRYGVELSRLRDLVTAREAELLQLRSDVQRQAEDHKRLMDVKTRLEQEIATYRHLLEGSEAEPPTTREPSASRRVKTLIEELVDGKVVSSRVEEVEQKL
- the LOC128329000 gene encoding keratin, type I cytoskeletal 19-like isoform X1; translated protein: MTTFPSRSLSFSGGAQGLRGGSLLRGGSLPSLGRPPAVSSIYGGAGIMANILSSAKDGPAWRYVLGASATNILDINEKDTMQNLNDRLAAYLDRVRSLGESNDQLEKNIRELYAKRASIRPLDLSGYFITVTELKSKIQQETLKNAGLLLQIDNAKLAADDFRVKLESEVGMRLSVEGDLSGLRKALEELYISRTSLQVQVDKLQEELAYLKRNHTEEVTSLQGRLGGTINVEVDSMPGGDLQKILAEIRDQYEDVMEKNRQGAEALHKAQCDALNQEVAVSNEALQAALLKITELRRLAQALEIELQSLRSMKVALEGTLAETESRYGVELSRLRDLVTAREAELLQLRSDVQRQAEDHKRLMDVKTRLEQEIATYRHLLEGSEAEPPTTREPSASRRVKTLIEELVDGKVVSSRVEEVEQKL